The genomic window AGCCGCTTGCGCGCGAATTCGAGCGGTGCGTCGACCTCCTGGAGCACGGGGCGTGGCTCGCGGCGCGGCCCCCCGAGCCCGCGCCGCCGACGGCCGAGGTCCTCGGCCCCTGGCGCCCCTTCCGCGACCCCGCCCGCGTCTGGCTCAACGCCGACGGCCTGCCCTACGCGCCCGACGCCGATATGCCGGACACGTTCTTCGCGGAGCTGGCCCGGCGCTTCCTCGGATCAGCCTCGCCCCGGTCGCGGCCGTTCTTCCTCTGGGTCGGGTTCTACGTCACCCACGCCCCGTTCCGCTTCCCAATCGAGTTCGCCGGCCGGTTTGACCCGTCGGCCTTCCGCCCGCCCGCGGTGAGCCCGGCGGAGGAGGCGGCGGCCCCGCCCGTCTTCCTGTCCCTGACCGACGACGACCGGCGCGGGATCGCGGCCTCCTACTACACCTCGGTCGAGTACCTCGACCGAAACGTGGGCCTCATCCTCGACGCGCTGGATCGCTCCGGCCACGCCGAGGACACGCTGGTCGTCTTCAACTCCGACCACGGATACCTGCTGGGGCAGCACGGGCGCTTCGAGAAGCACTGCTGCTTCGAGGAGGCCGTCCGTACGGCCTTGATCGTGCGATGCCCGTGGCTCATCGACCCCGGCCGGTCGACCGACGCTCTCGTGGAGCTGATCGACCTCGTCCCGACGCTGCTGGACTTCGCCGGTGCCGGGGGCCCGGGCGACGTCCAGGGCCGGTCCCTCGTCCCGCTCCTGGCCGGCCTGGCCGACCGCCACCGTGACCACGTGATCGCCGAGTACGCCGACAACGCGGAGGCCATGGTCCGGACCGATCGCTGGAAGCTGATCTACTCCGCCGGCAACCGCGTCCGTCGCGACGGCTATGCCCTGTCCTCCGGGTGGCCCGGCCGGTCCGTCCGCCTCTTCGACCTCCGGAACGACCCCGCCGAGCTGGTCGACCTTTCGGGCCGCGCGGATCACGCGCGGATCCTCGACGACCTCCTCTCCCGCCTCGTCGCCCACGTGCAGGCCACCTCCCGCGAGTCCGAGGCGATCGAGGGCCCCTGCGACCCGCACGCCCTCCTCGAGCACCACCTGCCGCCGTTCGAGCGGCGTCGATAGCGGACGTCGAGGGCCATGCCGATCCGGGCGGAGGCGCGAGCCCTCCCCGGGGGCGGCCCCCGACCATTCCGAAATTTTCTCCGGGCCGGTGTCGATCCGCCCCGTCGTCGGTCGACAACGTTGTGGCGTGCGGTCCGGCGACCGCGAACGGCCCCGGCCCGGAATCTCCCCAATGGCATGAGGAGTCGGAAAATGACGCGACGAAACCTCGCTCTGGTGTGCGGCTCGCTGCTGGTCCTCCCGCTCGCCCTGACGGCCCGCGGCGCGGAGAAGAAGGAGGGCGGCAAGGCCCCCTCGGCCCCGACCAATCTCATCTTCGAAAAGCTCAAGACGCTCGAGGGCACCTGGGTGGCCGAGGGCGAGGACGGCAAGCCGACCGACCAGGTCGTCAAGACCGTCAAGGTCACCGCCGGCGGCAGCGCCATCCACGAGGTGATCTTCCCCGGCCAGCCGATGGAGATGGTCTCGGTCTACACCGTCGAGGGCCCGGACGTGGTCATGACGCATTACTGCGTCCTCGGCAATCAGCCCCGCCTCAAGGCCGACCCGAAGTCCCCGGCCAACCAGATCCGGTTCGAGTTCGACGGCGGCGCCAACCTCGACCCGAAGAAGGACAAGCACATGCACTCCGCCGCCCTGACCATCCTCGACGACTCCCACGTCGAGATGTCCGGCTCCGCCTGGGACGGCGGCGCACCCTGCAAGGAGCAGTGCTGCGTCACCAAGCTCGTCCGCAAGAAGTGACCCCGCCGGGGCCGCTCGGCCCCCAGCCTGCCGACATCACGAATCCTCCCCGGGCCGTCGCCCCCAAACGTCACGTTGGGCGCGACGGCCTCGTTGTTTGGTCTCGCCGCGCCGGCGCCACGCGGAGATGAGGGGGAAGAGGGCCGGGGGGATGCGGTAGAATCCTGGTATCCGGGGCGATCTGCCCCACGGGATTCATCCGACGAAGACCACGAAAGACGGA from Aquisphaera giovannonii includes these protein-coding regions:
- a CDS encoding sulfatase family protein, whose translation is MSDRGGPPPRRAGGTPGPGSSSRPNILWICADDYAPYVSGTYGNPLARTPNLDRLAAGGIRFDRAYCTCPLSTPSRMSFLTGRYPRSVGVTLTPTPLPPDEVTIGRLLGTAGYETLALGKTHYYEPLAREFERCVDLLEHGAWLAARPPEPAPPTAEVLGPWRPFRDPARVWLNADGLPYAPDADMPDTFFAELARRFLGSASPRSRPFFLWVGFYVTHAPFRFPIEFAGRFDPSAFRPPAVSPAEEAAAPPVFLSLTDDDRRGIAASYYTSVEYLDRNVGLILDALDRSGHAEDTLVVFNSDHGYLLGQHGRFEKHCCFEEAVRTALIVRCPWLIDPGRSTDALVELIDLVPTLLDFAGAGGPGDVQGRSLVPLLAGLADRHRDHVIAEYADNAEAMVRTDRWKLIYSAGNRVRRDGYALSSGWPGRSVRLFDLRNDPAELVDLSGRADHARILDDLLSRLVAHVQATSRESEAIEGPCDPHALLEHHLPPFERRR